One part of the Glycine soja cultivar W05 chromosome 11, ASM419377v2, whole genome shotgun sequence genome encodes these proteins:
- the LOC114374240 gene encoding glucomannan 4-beta-mannosyltransferase 2-like: protein MEEASPKIFIPNTIQGVSEHVTGQIELLWELVKVPLIVPLLKLGVYICLAMSLMLFMERLYMGIVIILVKLFWKKPEQRYNYKPLQDDVELGSFIFPTVLIQIPMFNEKEVYKVSIGAACGLSWPSDRLVIQVLDDSTDTVIKEMVEQECLRWASKGINITYQIRENRTGYKAGALKEGLKRSYVEHCEYVAIFDADFRPEPDFLRRAIPFLVGNPEIALVQARWRFVNANECLLTRMQEMSLDYHFTVEQEVGSATHAFFGFNGTAGIWRIAAINEAGGWKDRTTVEDMDLAVRASLRGWKFLYLGDLQAKSELPSTLRAFRFQQHRWSCGPANLFRKMVMEIVRNKKVKFWKKVYVIYSFFFVRKIIAHMVTFFFYCVVLPLTILVPEVRVPIWGAVYIPSIITTLNSVGTPRSIHLLFYWILFENAMSLHRTKATFIGLLEAGRANEWVVTEKLGDSVNNKNKSNVTKAIRKSRFKFGERLHLLELGFAAFLFLCGCYDYVHGKNNYFLYLFLQTITFSIVGFGYVGTIV from the exons ATGGAGGAAGCGAGTCCTAAAATTTTCATTCCAAACACGATCCAGGGAGTGAGTGAGCACGTGACGGGGCAGATTGAACTGCTCTGGGAGTTAGTGAAAGTGCCATTGATAGTGCCTCTGCTGAAGCTTGGAGTGTACATTTGTTTAGCAATGTCACTTATGCTTTTCATGGAGAGGCTCTACATGGGCATCGTCATCATTCTAGTGAAACTCTTCTGGAAAAAACCCGAACAGCGTTACAACTACAAGCCCCTCCAAGACGACGTCGAATTGGGCTCCTTCATCTTCCCCACGGTCCTAATACAAATCCCAATGTTCAACGAAAAAGAG GTTTACAAGGTGTCCATCGGAGCAGCTTGTGGGCTTTCATGGCCCAGTGACCGTCTCGTTATCCAAGTCCTGGACGATTCAACTGACACTGTCATTAAG GAAATGGTGGAGCAAGAATGTTTGAGATGGGCAAGTAAAGGCATCAACATAACGTACCAAATAAGGGAGAACAGAACGGGTTACAAAGCTGGTGCGTTGAAAGAAGGCCTCAAGCGAAGCTATGTGGAGCATTGCGAGTACGTGGCAATATTCGACGCGGATTTCAGGCCAGAGCCAGACTTTCTCAGGCGAGCGATTCCATTCTTGGTGGGGAACCCTGAGATTGCCCTGGTTCAAGCTCGTTGGAGGTTTG TGAATGCGAATGAGTGCTTGTTGACAAGAATGCAAGAGATGTCACTGGATTATCATTTCACAGTAGAGCAAGAAGTTGGGTCAGCCACTCATGCTTTCTTTGGTTTCAATG GGACAGCGGGTATATGGAGAATTGCTGCTATCAATGAAGCTGGAGGGTGGAAAGACAGAACAACGGTGGAGGACATGGATCTTGCTGTTCGTGCCAGCCTTAGGGGCTGGAAGTTTTTGTACCTCGGAGACCTTCag GCGAAAAGTGAGCTTCCAAGTACTCTTAGAGCCTTCCGCTTCCAGCAGCATCGATGGTCTTGTGGTCCTGCTAATCTATTCCGCAAAATGGTGATGGAGATAGTAAGGAACAAG AAAGTAAAATTCTGGAAGAAAGTGTACGTTATATACAGCTTCTTCTTTGTTCGTAAAATCATAGCTCACATGGTCACATTCTTCTTCTACTGTGTGGTGCTTCCCTTGACAATTTTGGTCCCTGAAGTTCGTGTTCCAATTTGGGGAGCTGTTTATATTCCTTCCATCATCACCACCCTCAACTCAGTAGGCACACCAAG GTCCATTCATCTGTTGTTCTACTGGATCCTTTTTGAGAATGCGATGTCATTGCACCGTACGAAGGCGACCTTCATAGGCCTGCTAGAGGCCGGGAGAGCCAATGAGTGGGTCGTTACTGAAAAACTTGGTGACTCTGTAAATAATAAGAACAAAAGCAATGTCACCAAAGCAATCAGAAAATCTCGATTCAAATTTGGTGAAAG ACTTCATTTATTGGAGCTTGGATTCGCTGCCTTCCTCTTCCTTTGTGGATGCTATGACTATGTGCACGGCAAGAACAACTACTTTTTGTACCTCTTCCTTCAGACCATAACCTTCTCAATCGTAGGATTTGGCTATGTTGGCACCATTGTTTAG